Within the Nodosilinea sp. FACHB-141 genome, the region TCAAGATAAAACAAGCTCCGTCGGAGCGGGTCAGCTCGCGCGCTGCCACGCGCACAATTTCCATGATCCGCTCCAGAGTTTTCGCCAACGACAGCTCCTGAACCACAATCAGCAATCGTTCCATTGACTGAATGTATTGCAAAACTGTGGATGTGCTTTCGGTTTCAAGCGCACAGGACAACGGAGCTGCTCTAGCGTTGTCTTGAAGAAGAGCCATAAGGGGGTGGTAATAGGGGCAGGGACCCTTATTTGTTCCCTAAAAACATTTACCTTGATATCTGTGTATAACACATGTCACTTATGTGGCCTACCGTTGGGCAGGGCTTTATGCCGTTGGGGTTTGCCGGGACAGCGCTCCCAATAGCGGAGAGCGACCTAGCGGGCCTCGGAACGACCTAAACCTGGAGCGCCTGATTCCCTGCACTAACTCTGGCGCGATCGCTGGCCGCAGGGCTAGGGAGACCCGGCTCTCCGTTAAGGTCGCGTTGGTGAGTTAACTAAGGAGAACCTGAGCCTGTTGAAGCCCCCGCCTCAGCGCAGCATCACAATCTCTCTTAACTGCTCTTTTATGAAACGTTCCAAAATTTGTCTAGCGCAACGCTGGACAATCACGGAGTAAGCTCAATAGGCTCTGTGCGAGCAGGCAACTAATCAAACTCACTCAACCCCGGGTCGCGGGGGAACAGCTTCAGCGATCGCCGTACCAAGTCCACCATCGGGCAGGGACTGCTCTCTACCAGGGCCATCAACAGAACGGCGGCGCGGCTGTCGCACCACAGGCCCGTTTAGCCCAGAGTCGAGCCGAGCGCTCAGAGCCAAGGGTTCTTGAGCCTTCCAGCTGTCTAAACAGGCCTGGCGAAAGCCGGCGGTGGATAGCTGAGGATATAGATGCACCTGCACTTAGGTTTCTCGATCGAACAGGGTTTGAATACCTTGAGCACCATAGAGAACCCTAATTTTAGGTGGCTTCGCGGCCTTCCCTCGATCCAGAGCTGGTGAAAATTAACGGGAATGAATTAACTGAGCGATCGCCTGCACTAACGCTTGGGGATCAATGGGCTTCGAGATGTGCCTTTGGAAACCTGCGGCAATCACCTGTTGTTGATTGGTATCTCCTGCATAGGCCGTGAGGGCGATCGCCGGAACTTGCCCCCCTTGTTCAGGAGCTAAGGCCCTCACCTGCTGGATCAGCATATAGCCATCCATCTCTGGCATGCCAATATCACTCAACAGAACATCTGGCTTGGCTTGAGGCAAAACAAGCAATGCCTCGTGGGCAGAAGTAGCGGTTATCACCTGTGCTCCCTGCTGTTCTAATACAAACACCACCAATTCTCGGGTGTCGGGTTCATCGTCCACCACCACGATTTTGATGCCGTTCAAATCGTGGGAGGGCTGGGGCGATCGCTCCCGGTCTACCTGTAATGAAGCCTGCAAGAGGGGGAGGCGAATGGTGAAGGTTGCGCCTTGATCCTCCCCTAAGCTGTCGGCTCTAACGGTTCCTCCATGCAGTTCAACCAAATGACGCACGATCGCCAGGCCTAATCCCAGGCCACCAAACTGTCGGGTAGTTGTACCATCCGCTTGGCGGAAATAGTCAAACACATGGGGTAAAAAGTCAGGTGAAATGCCTTTTCCCGTATCGCTGACGGTGATTTGAGCATAACTAGCGTTTTTTTCGTTGTTATTAATGATTTGGCTGTCGGTACTAACTAGAGATGAAGCATCAATAGCTAAGGACAAATCCCCTGTGAGCGATGACAAACTAATGTCAACCCGCCCACCAGCAGGGGTAAATTTCACCGCATTGGAGAGAAGGTTCCAGATCACCTGCTGTAGTCGTGTGGAATCGCCCCAAACCATACATTTTGGATTTTGGATAGCGCTTTGCGCCGCTGCGCTAGAGGATGTTAGCTCGTCCTCGTCTTCTGCTCTAAAACCTAAAATCGTAAACTGTAAATCGATGGACTTGGCTTCGGCAGCCAATCGCACCGTTTCCATTGCGCCTCGAATTTTGTTGGCAAGATTGACGGGAGCCACGTTGAGGTTTAGCTTGCCGCGCAAAATTCGCGATACATCGAGCAAATCTTCAATGAGTTCTGATTGCAGCTTGGCGTTGCGTTGAATAGTCGTTAGCGCATGGGTTGTTTTAGCGGTATCTAGCTTACCGCTCAGCAAAAGTGTAGACCAACCGAGAATGGGGTTGAGGGGCGACCTGAGTTCATGGGATAGCACGGCCAAAAACTCGTCTTTAATACGATTTGCCTGCTCGGCTTCTTCCCGTGCCGATTGCTCCCGTTGCAGCAGCAGTTCTCGCTCGACGTCTGCCTGTTTGCGATCGGTAATATCCAGCAATATGCCAAAGAAATCAACCGTTCGGCGGAACTCCCCTGCTCCATCAAATTGGGCTTGCCCTTTGGCTAATACCCACCGTTCGGTGCCGTCATTCCACACAATTCGATATTCAATTTCGTAAGTTCCAGCCGATTGAGGCTCGAGCGCCCCATTCACCGCCGTAGACACTCGTTCGCGATCGTCCGGGTGCATCCGCTCCAAGACTTGCGGGAGAGGCACCATCACCGTATCCTCTGACTCTCCCCAAATTTCCCGCATCCGCTCGTCCATCTCCACGAGGTTGGTGTCTAGATGCAGCCGCCAACCGCCCAGTTTAGCCACCTGGATGGCTAGGCGTGCCCACTCCTCGCTTTCCCTCAGGTCCTGTTCTGCCCGTTTGCGTTCGTCTTCGATGCGCTTGCGATCGCTGATGTCGTTGAAGAGAACGGCTACCTTGCGCTCCTGGGGCTCGCCCATGCGAAAGGCGTAAACATCGTAAAACCGCCCCAGTTCCTGGGCCGTGTTTTCAAACCGCTCTGGCACTCCCGTTAGCGCGATTCTGCCGTAAAGCTCAAACCAGTGCGACTCCATTTTTGGGGCAAATTCTCGCACGGTTTTGCCAATCACGTCCACCAGTCCGGTCTGTTTTTCAAAGGCGGCGTTAGCTTCTAAGAAGCGGTAGTCAAAGGCATTGCCGGTGGCATCAAACAAAACTTCGATAATGCAAAAGCCTTCATCGATAGAATCAAACAGCGATCGATATTTTGCCTCTGACTCGCGCAATGCTTCTTTAATATCGACCTCACCCTGAATGTCGGTGCAGGTGCCAACCCATTGCCTAATGATTCCATCTGCATCTTTAATCGGCACACCCCGTACCAACTGCCAGCGCCATTCCCCGGTGTGATGGCGAAAGCGATGCTGAATTTCGAGCGGCTCGCCCGATTGAAGACAGTGCTGCCAGTCTCGTTCAGTATTGGGCAGATCCTCCGGGTGCGTAACTTGTTGCCAGTTCCAACCATGCAGTTGCTGTGGCGTAAGTCCTACGTAGTCTGCCCATTGGTCACTCATGTAGTCCACCCGACCGTCAGGCATTGCCGTCCAAATCAGCTGGGGAACGGTAGCGGTGACGGTGCGAAACCGCTCCTCGCTTTGGCGCAGAGCTGCCTCGGCACGGGCTCGTTCCAGACGCGGGAAGATGCGGTTTGAGATTTCTTCAATCAGTTGAATCTCGTCTTCACGCCACTGCCGGGGTTGCGAGTGACAGATGGCAATGTAATGGGTCCATTGGCCATGGCGATGAAATGGAACGGTGACAAAGGAATACATATCGAGTGCCGCATAGCCAGCGGCATCGGTGCGCGGGTCTGTTTGGGTATTGCAGACTACAACGGTTTCTCCAGCTCGGCTGGCCCGCACAAATTCGTTGCTTAAGTATTGAGAGATGCAAAACGTGCCCACTATACTGGGCACCTCTGGACTGCTCCAGCCGTGATGGGCGGTCACTCGATCGTGGGCTTCATCGACATCGGCGAAAGCGCAGGTCGTAATCTGCAAATAGGCCCCCATCTTCGCCCCAACCGCTTGCATAATTTCGTCGGCCGTCGAAAACCGCGAGAAGGCTTCACCAATTTCTGCAAGGAATACCCCATGGGCTTCCCGGCGTTTGCGCTCGGTGATGTCTAGGGCGATCGCGACTACCGATTGCGGTTGCCCCCCGCGATCGCAGACCGCATACACACTGTTATTGACCCAGACGATCGAGCCATCCTTGCGGATATAGCGTTTCTCAATCTCAAACGGTGTGCCCTCCGTCAACATTCGCCTAAACAGTTCTACATTGCGGGGCAGGTCTTCAGGATGGGTGATGTCCTGCATGCGCCGCTGGTAAAGTTCATCGTCTGAGTAGCCAGTGATGTCGCAATACTTCTGATTAACCAGCGTCAGCCTGCCCTCCAAATCCACACAGGCGACGCCGGTTACGGCTTGGTTAACAATGGCTTGATACCGACCTTCTGACTCCCGTAATCTTTCCTCGGTTTGTTTACCGGTGTCTTGAATCTGCTTGTGTGTGGTGATGTCCCGCGAGACGCACACAAGCCGTTCAACGTTTCCATCTGTGCTTCGAATGGGGCTAATTTTATTGGCCCACCACTTGGGTTCACCCTGAAGAGTTGGACGGTGGCCTGCCATGGAACATACCTCGCCTGCCGCTGCACGGGCGATCGCATCGCTGGCGGCCTGCTGCTCGGCTTCCTGCCACAGCTCAGCCCAGTATGTATTGAGAAAGGGCGTGACATCGTCAATGCCCAGTAGCGCCTGCCCTCCCCGATTCACGAACAGAATGCGCCCGCCTAAATCCAAGAGTTGGATGCAGTCATCGCTACTATCTAAGATTTGCAGGGTCTGGATATCCAATATCAAATTAGACGGCTGGGCTGAGCCAGCTCCGTCTGCTGCAACCTGACCATTGACGCTGCTGCTTACCTGAGTACAATTCTGAGAGAAAGAATGGCTTGGCGACGTAGAGTGATGGAGAGGCTTGACCATAAAATCTTCGTTTCACTCCAAAAAGTATTTGACGAGCAACTTCTTATCGGCCTCGCCCGTCGAATGAAGCAAGTGCTCAAATGGCATGACCGCCATGGGTAGAAGCGTTGCTCGCCCATGCTCCCATCGGTTGATGCTTGGCAATGACACCCTTATTTTTGCTGCCAACTTCGCCTGTGAAAGATTAAAACACTGTCGCACTTTTTGCACAGAATCTGATAACTGGAAGTGTTCAACTTTTTCAGAGCTGCGTGTAGCGCTAGTTGCGAACATGAAGGCGAACCCGACGCCTAGGCAAGCATTCTACCCGAACGTGCTATGTGATGTGACGATTCTCATCCACCAAAAGGTGTAAAGGCCTTCAACGTAAGGCTTGCCGTGGCTGACAGTGCTCTCGCTCTAGCACGGAATCTTGCACCTTTCTGGCAAAGAGGGCGTTGGCAAACCCTCGATCGCCTGCACGACCGCGATTCAGCTAGCCGAGGCAAGGCAGCATTGATCTGGGGCTGTATATCGTGCGCGAGATCGTCGTCGCCCACGGGGGAACGGGAGAGGTCGCCTCGACGGCGCAGGCAGGCACGACGTTCACCGTTCGCCTGCCGCGACGCACCCGGTTGAAGGCGACCGTCAGTAAGCGCAGAGACCATTACGGGGTTTGAGTAGTAATGGAACAGAAACCTACGTTAAGGCTGAAAGCCTTGCGGGAAGAGCTTTTCAAATCGTGTTTTTTACGTTCTTTGGCAGACGCTCTTGTACCAGTTGAACAGTGCCCTAATTGGTACAGAAAAATAGAACGGTGTATCAAGGGTTTCAGTCCCTTTCTGCCAATTGACGCCGTGCCTTTAGGTTTCTCTGGGTATGACTGACCGGCTCTCTAACGATTGCGGTGGCTCACTAAAATTCTGTAACCGCCTTACACCACTCCTCTCGGTATTGTGAGTCTGAATAAATTGCTGAAATTGCTTGGCTGCCAGCGGTTTACTCAGTAAGTAACCTTGAACACTACTACAGCCTAGAGCCCGCAATATCTGCAACTGTTCTACTTTTTCGACCCCTTCAGCAACCGTTTCCAGGTTTAGGCCGTGTCCCAAAGCGATCACCGCTTGCACAACGGCAATTTCCCTCGATTCAAAGGACAGATCTTGAATAAACTCGCGGGCAATTTTGAGGGAATGGAGCGGAAATTGCTTCAAGGCAGCAAGGGAAGAGTGCCCTGTGCCGAAGTCATCCATTGAGATGTAAATCCCCATATCTTTCAGTTCTTGCAAGGTGGAGACCGCGGCAGGAATATCCTGCATCACTACTCTTTCTGTAATTTCGACCTCTAGCTGGCTGGGCTCAAGCCGATGGTCTAGCAAGATTTGAGCAATCTTTTTGGGCAAGTTTTTTTGCTGAATCGTTTGAGCAGAAAGATTAACAGCGACACGCAGGGGTGGATTTCCAATGTTTTGCCATGAGCGAATCTGAGCACAGGCGGCACAAATGACCCACTCATCAATCGCGCTGATTTGCCCCGTCACTTCGGCTGTTGGTATAAATTCTCCCGGCATCAGCAACCCTTTTTGAGGATGCTGCCAACGAATTAAAGCCTCAGCGGCAGTCACCTGGCCTGTTTGCAGGTCTAACTGAGGTTGATAGTGCAGCACAAACTCACTTTGCTCCACAGCCTTGTGAAGATCATTGGTCAAAATCAGTTGATCCAGGGATCTCCCTATCGTGACAGAGGAGTGGAGTTTGTAGTTATTGCGCCCCTGATGCTTGGCGTCATACATGGCTGCATCCGCATTTTTCAGCAAAGTCTCAGCATCTTGACCATGGCTGGGGGCGAGTGCAATGCCAATGCTCGTCGTCACTCGAAAGGTCTGGCGATTGAACACAAACGGCTCACGCAGGTTATGAAGAACCCGTTGAGCCACTTTCGTAACATCTTTGGTGGACTGAATATTTTGAAGCATTAGGGTAAATTCATCCCCACCCCAACGCGCCACAATATCGCCCTTCTTTAAACAGCCTGAAATTCGCTGTGCCACTTGCTGCAATAGCTGGTCCCCAACTGCATGGCCCAGCGTGTCATTAATCGTCTTAAAATGGTCGAGGTCCACAAAGCAGACCGCGAGCATCCTACTATTTAGTCTGTTATTGGCGGGTTTGAGTTGTTCTAAAGCCTTGACCAGTTCTTCTTCAAACAGCAGCCGATTGGGTAATCCAGTGAGCCGGTCATGACAAGCTTGATGGCGAATCGTGGCCTCAATCCGCCGCTGCATCACGGTGATATATAAATGGGTGGCAAGGGTTTGCGACAGTTTGATGTCTTCTGCGTTCCATCCTGAAGCAAATGGCGTATCCGCTAAGTCTTGAGAGGATAAACTGGCATCGGCAGTAGTCTGTTGGCGGCTGGGAAATCCACCAGTTGTCAACAGGCTCGCACCTAGTTCGCGACGAAACAGGCTGAACCACCCAATAGCTTGTTGCTGATATTGCAGGGGCACAATCAGTACAGAATCAATGGCGACCGCTTCGAAGGCCGCTCCTAACGTCCGCAGGTCTGGATCTTGCCTAAAATCCTGCAGGGTGTAGAGATGGTAAGTTGGGGCTTCTCCACTGCTCCTTTTCCGATGCCTTCCACCGTTCGCGCTCTGGGCCAAACGACGCCAAAGATAGCTTTCACCCTCTAGGGTTAAAGCTGGTTGTACGCCTGAACGGTAAAGCTGGTCACTCTGCTCTTCGGGATCGGCGCAGATATAGAGCTGTCCACCAATACAACCAAAGGTGGTAACGGTAGCATCAATGACTTGCTGCATCACTCGGATGGCATCTCCAGGCGTATGCAACAGGCGGGTGAGGCGATTGATGGTGGCTTCCGCCTGGGCTTGCTGAGACGCTTGTTTTAACAGGGTTGCTTGAGCGATTGCAATGCCGACATGGGTCGAAAGTTCTTTAAGAAAATCCAGTTCCCAAGCTTGCCAGTCCCGATAGCGATGGCACTGGTGAGCAATTAACAGCCCCCAAAGCTCCTGATTGTGGAGAATTGGGACCACGAGCTTGGACTTCACGCCAAGTTGATGGAGGGTTTCGACCAAACAAGCTGAGATATCGTCTTGCCTAATATCAGCAATGGCGCGGACCCGACCCTGTTGGTAAAGGCGGTGACTGTCAATCGGAAAAATCTCCTCGGGTAGCGGTTGATCCATCAACGAAAAACATCCTGGAGCAACGGCTTCATTCGTTACTGAACCGGTACCGTCAGGATTGATGCGATAGGTCAGTACCCGATCGGCCTGTAACAGTTGCCTGACCTCAGCCACTGTCGTGTTCAATATCTGACTAAGGTCTAACGACTCCCGAATGCGGTGCGCTACTGCCGTAATTAAACGCTCCCGCTCAAATTGCTGCCGCAACACAGTCTCAGCCTGTTGGCGTTTCTCCAGTTCAGCTTGAGACTGCTGATACAGTTCTGACTGATGAATCGCGATCGCCGCTTGGGTGGTGAGTTGCTTGAGTAGATCAATCTCATCCGTTTGCCATACCCTCGCGCCAGAACATTGTTGCACCACCAGCAAGCCCCAGAGCTTAACCGCATCGACAATGGGTACGACTAGATTGGCCCGCACTTGAAAATCGGCTAGCAAGTCACGATGGCAGGGGGTCAAATCGGCGGTCTCAATATCTGAGATCGCCTGCACCCGACCCTGGGCATAGAGCTGTAAGTAATATCGGGCAAAATGGCCATCGTAAATCTGGGTGCCCGTGATTTTGCGCCATTGAGCATCCGTCGATTCCACCACGACACAGCCACTATGGTCGGCGTTGAGTTGGTATATCAGGACTCGGTCAGATTCTAGTAGATGACGCACTTCAGCGACGGTGGTCTGCAAAATCGCGGTCAGATCGAGCGAACCTTGAACATGAATGCGCTCAGCCATTTGCCTAACTAGGCGTTCCTGAGCGGATTGTCGTCGCAGTTTTGCCTCTAGCTGCTTTTGAGCCGTAATATCATGACAGATTGCGATGTATTGATAGGGCCTGTTATCACCGTCTAGAAAGGGGACAATAGTAGTATTAGCCCAATACAAGCTACCGTCCCGAGCGCATTTTTGGATTTCTCCTCGCCATACCTGCCCACGATTGAGGGTTTGCCAAATGGCTTGTAATTCAGTCGGAGAATGTTCGTCTTCCTCCACTAAGAGATGCTTGTTGCCAATGAGTTCTACCGCTGAGTATTGAGAAATTTCGCAGAACTTATCATTGGCATAGGTGATTAACCCTTGGGCGTCTGCGATCGCCACAATGGAAGACTGATCTAACGTAAACTCAATATCTGTACGGTCTTTTAAGGTTTGCTTAAGCACCCGGTGCCCGTATCTTAGCTCCAGTTGTGCCACAACCTGACGGCTCAGGATGCCCAACGATTCAAGTTGCTTTGAGTCTAGTTGACGCGGTTGCCGATCGATGACGCACAGCGTCCCTAGCCGATAACCATGGGCAGTAATGAGGGGGAAGCCGGCGTAAAAACGAATGTGGGGTTCCCCGACAACGAGCGGATTCTGCACGAAGCGCTCGTCGAGCAGAGCATTTTCGATGATGAGAGGCTGCGACTGCAAAATTGCGTGGGCGCAAAAGGCCCACTCGCGGGGAGTTTCCGTTGCGGTTAGGCCAACCTTTGCCTTAAACCACTGGCGGTGGTCATCAATCAGACTCATCAGGGCGATCGGGGTTTGGCTGATCGTAGTGGCGAGTTGAACTAAATCATCAAAAGCCGCTTCTGGGGGCGTATCTAGGAGATCATATCGAGCTAACGCGGCTAACCGAGCCGCTTCATAGTCGCCCTCGATATTTGACATCCTCTCTCTCCCCGTTAACGTCTTGATGGATCAACCACCGCCGTAGAGTAGTCCAGATAACCGGGTGCCTGTGTTTAGACTCAAACGTATCAGAGACTACAAATATCGTAGCCTTAGTACGGATAAAGATTGTTACTGTGATGTATAAATTGACATCCTTCTACAGGTTGTCGCCATTTTTCTATAAAGTTTGGTAGTTCAATGCGGCGACTGTCCCCGCTATCTGCTCCAGTCTCACCTCCAAATACCGCTACAATGACGTCAGCGACGTGCGGCCGCTAATCTCCTGGATTACTGGTGGCGCAGTATGGCTATTCTGATTCATCGCTGCTGCTTTCCATAGGGTAGGAGCGGTGCCAATATCAGGCAGCATGGCCAGCCTCTACTAACTGAGGGCAGCGCTAAGGCGCCTTTGGAGCAGTTCTAGCGGGATGGAGGGCAGTTGATCGAGGGCTGACCAGTCGGACTTTAAGGCTGCAATGTCGGAAAAGGCTTGGCTGACGTGAATCTCAAGATTACGGTAGAGTACTCATTTCCTAAGGAAAGCTGAGGTTCTAGCGCCTGGGAGTAGCCCCCAATCTGACGGCATAGTTGTCCTGCGCCACAAAGCAGCATCACAATCTCGCGGCAGCTCTTTCGTGAAACGTTCCAAAATTTGTCTAACACTGTACCAAACAATTCCCACTCAGCTATGCCCAAAGCATTTGGGTACAGGTACGGGGTTAAGCCAGATTGGCCAATTGGGTGTGCAGGCAACTACTCAACCCACAAGCTTTCAGCAAGTTAAGACCATTGAGCACTCAGTTTTCTTATTAATTACTTCAGCGACCTCCCCATAGTGTCACTCTGCCCATTCAAAGTCGATATTTCATGAAATTAGCTGAATGTATGCGGTCTAACGATGCTCATCACCTGCCGTAGATACCTTGAACTTCAACCAATAATCTCTCGGCGGTCGGTGTGCATGGGTGTTGTTAGGCAGTGATTTTGGTTAGATAAAATTTATACATGAAGTTATTGAGAATAATTTTGCCTTTTCCAGGAGAAGTAATG harbors:
- a CDS encoding PAS domain S-box protein, whose product is MDIQTLQILDSSDDCIQLLDLGGRILFVNRGGQALLGIDDVTPFLNTYWAELWQEAEQQAASDAIARAAAGEVCSMAGHRPTLQGEPKWWANKISPIRSTDGNVERLVCVSRDITTHKQIQDTGKQTEERLRESEGRYQAIVNQAVTGVACVDLEGRLTLVNQKYCDITGYSDDELYQRRMQDITHPEDLPRNVELFRRMLTEGTPFEIEKRYIRKDGSIVWVNNSVYAVCDRGGQPQSVVAIALDITERKRREAHGVFLAEIGEAFSRFSTADEIMQAVGAKMGAYLQITTCAFADVDEAHDRVTAHHGWSSPEVPSIVGTFCISQYLSNEFVRASRAGETVVVCNTQTDPRTDAAGYAALDMYSFVTVPFHRHGQWTHYIAICHSQPRQWREDEIQLIEEISNRIFPRLERARAEAALRQSEERFRTVTATVPQLIWTAMPDGRVDYMSDQWADYVGLTPQQLHGWNWQQVTHPEDLPNTERDWQHCLQSGEPLEIQHRFRHHTGEWRWQLVRGVPIKDADGIIRQWVGTCTDIQGEVDIKEALRESEAKYRSLFDSIDEGFCIIEVLFDATGNAFDYRFLEANAAFEKQTGLVDVIGKTVREFAPKMESHWFELYGRIALTGVPERFENTAQELGRFYDVYAFRMGEPQERKVAVLFNDISDRKRIEDERKRAEQDLRESEEWARLAIQVAKLGGWRLHLDTNLVEMDERMREIWGESEDTVMVPLPQVLERMHPDDRERVSTAVNGALEPQSAGTYEIEYRIVWNDGTERWVLAKGQAQFDGAGEFRRTVDFFGILLDITDRKQADVERELLLQREQSAREEAEQANRIKDEFLAVLSHELRSPLNPILGWSTLLLSGKLDTAKTTHALTTIQRNAKLQSELIEDLLDVSRILRGKLNLNVAPVNLANKIRGAMETVRLAAEAKSIDLQFTILGFRAEDEDELTSSSAAAQSAIQNPKCMVWGDSTRLQQVIWNLLSNAVKFTPAGGRVDISLSSLTGDLSLAIDASSLVSTDSQIINNNEKNASYAQITVSDTGKGISPDFLPHVFDYFRQADGTTTRQFGGLGLGLAIVRHLVELHGGTVRADSLGEDQGATFTIRLPLLQASLQVDRERSPQPSHDLNGIKIVVVDDEPDTRELVVFVLEQQGAQVITATSAHEALLVLPQAKPDVLLSDIGMPEMDGYMLIQQVRALAPEQGGQVPAIALTAYAGDTNQQQVIAAGFQRHISKPIDPQALVQAIAQLIHSR
- a CDS encoding EAL domain-containing protein, with the translated sequence MSNIEGDYEAARLAALARYDLLDTPPEAAFDDLVQLATTISQTPIALMSLIDDHRQWFKAKVGLTATETPREWAFCAHAILQSQPLIIENALLDERFVQNPLVVGEPHIRFYAGFPLITAHGYRLGTLCVIDRQPRQLDSKQLESLGILSRQVVAQLELRYGHRVLKQTLKDRTDIEFTLDQSSIVAIADAQGLITYANDKFCEISQYSAVELIGNKHLLVEEDEHSPTELQAIWQTLNRGQVWRGEIQKCARDGSLYWANTTIVPFLDGDNRPYQYIAICHDITAQKQLEAKLRRQSAQERLVRQMAERIHVQGSLDLTAILQTTVAEVRHLLESDRVLIYQLNADHSGCVVVESTDAQWRKITGTQIYDGHFARYYLQLYAQGRVQAISDIETADLTPCHRDLLADFQVRANLVVPIVDAVKLWGLLVVQQCSGARVWQTDEIDLLKQLTTQAAIAIHQSELYQQSQAELEKRQQAETVLRQQFERERLITAVAHRIRESLDLSQILNTTVAEVRQLLQADRVLTYRINPDGTGSVTNEAVAPGCFSLMDQPLPEEIFPIDSHRLYQQGRVRAIADIRQDDISACLVETLHQLGVKSKLVVPILHNQELWGLLIAHQCHRYRDWQAWELDFLKELSTHVGIAIAQATLLKQASQQAQAEATINRLTRLLHTPGDAIRVMQQVIDATVTTFGCIGGQLYICADPEEQSDQLYRSGVQPALTLEGESYLWRRLAQSANGGRHRKRSSGEAPTYHLYTLQDFRQDPDLRTLGAAFEAVAIDSVLIVPLQYQQQAIGWFSLFRRELGASLLTTGGFPSRQQTTADASLSSQDLADTPFASGWNAEDIKLSQTLATHLYITVMQRRIEATIRHQACHDRLTGLPNRLLFEEELVKALEQLKPANNRLNSRMLAVCFVDLDHFKTINDTLGHAVGDQLLQQVAQRISGCLKKGDIVARWGGDEFTLMLQNIQSTKDVTKVAQRVLHNLREPFVFNRQTFRVTTSIGIALAPSHGQDAETLLKNADAAMYDAKHQGRNNYKLHSSVTIGRSLDQLILTNDLHKAVEQSEFVLHYQPQLDLQTGQVTAAEALIRWQHPQKGLLMPGEFIPTAEVTGQISAIDEWVICAACAQIRSWQNIGNPPLRVAVNLSAQTIQQKNLPKKIAQILLDHRLEPSQLEVEITERVVMQDIPAAVSTLQELKDMGIYISMDDFGTGHSSLAALKQFPLHSLKIAREFIQDLSFESREIAVVQAVIALGHGLNLETVAEGVEKVEQLQILRALGCSSVQGYLLSKPLAAKQFQQFIQTHNTERSGVRRLQNFSEPPQSLESRSVIPRET
- a CDS encoding ArsA-related P-loop ATPase, whose amino-acid sequence is MHLSGKEGVGKPSIACTTAIQLAEARQH
- a CDS encoding helix-turn-helix transcriptional regulator, encoding MFATSATRSSEKVEHFQLSDSVQKVRQCFNLSQAKLAAKIRVSLPSINRWEHGRATLLPMAVMPFEHLLHSTGEADKKLLVKYFLE
- a CDS encoding ATP-binding protein, with translation MGLYIVREIVVAHGGTGEVASTAQAGTTFTVRLPRRTRLKATVSKRRDHYGV